In Candidatus Defluviilinea proxima, a single genomic region encodes these proteins:
- a CDS encoding glycine--tRNA ligase subunit beta: MQKSSFQEIILKLQDFWASHGCLITQPYYTQVGAGTMNPATFLRVLGPEPWNVAYVEPSVRPDDGRYGENPNRFQLHTQYQVILKPDPGNPQELYLESLKALGIDPRQHDIRFVEDNWEQPAISAWGLGWEVWLDGQEITQFTYFQQMGGVALDPVSVEITYGLERILIALNNAKAIWNEEYGAGVTYGEIRRQEEFEHSKYYFETADVERVRAMYDLFSAEADACLAQGLIAPAHDYVLKCSHCFNILDTRGAISVAERQAFFRRIRELAKGVAVSYGEQRKGLEYPLLKKTTDNRPSTTAKPSSTVNGPSSFLLEIGIEELPASDVDIAHTLLSTRVPTLLKELNLAHGDVRVFTTPRRIVVSIDSLAPNQPDREDLVKGPPADKAFDKDGKPTQAALGFAKKNNLDPATLEAREIDGGKYVAAVVKQKGRPTPEVLVDALPKLVESIKFEKSMRWNESGIAFSRPIRWYVALLGDMVIPFEYAGVVSGNISRGLRPYGSPDIKIPSADAYFDTMREAGITLDKEERKASIIEQINQAASLVSGEAIIEEGLLNEVANLVEMPTAVMGGFNEEFLALPRDVLISVMKKHQRYFPVQRVGATLQAGSGNESGKASSQSGASSDRGGSPLLAKFIAIRNGDDIGINTVREGNEHVLGARFADANFFVREDLKQPLEAYRPKLSTLTFHTKLGSMLDKSERMTKLAPELTDMLGIKVEKRDVASAVFLAKADLATQMVTEMTSLQGIIGGEYARRSPDIHSSTASAISEQYLPVPPSDIGLIVALTDRIDTLVGLFAAGLAPTGAKDPFGLRRAAIGVVQPLIEHDVDFDLAEAVKKSAKTQPIEVTADVQKQILDFIAGRLKVVLNDMGYKYDVVDAVLAEQRKAANPAASARAVKQLSAWVGREDWPTILAGYARCVRITRDQKETFKVKEKSLREVEERTLFEVFNLQNTTFNGEVDAFLNVVVKLIPSITSFFDKILVMADEKDVRETRLGLLQRIASLADGVADLSKLEGF; this comes from the coding sequence ATGCAGAAATCTTCTTTCCAAGAAATCATCCTCAAACTACAAGACTTCTGGGCATCGCACGGATGCCTGATCACACAGCCTTACTACACCCAGGTCGGTGCAGGGACAATGAACCCAGCCACTTTCCTGCGCGTGCTCGGACCCGAGCCGTGGAACGTGGCGTATGTCGAGCCGTCTGTCCGCCCCGATGACGGGCGCTACGGCGAGAACCCCAACCGCTTCCAACTGCACACCCAGTATCAGGTCATCCTCAAGCCCGACCCAGGCAACCCGCAGGAACTCTATCTCGAGTCGCTCAAAGCCCTCGGCATTGACCCGCGCCAGCACGACATCCGCTTCGTGGAGGATAACTGGGAACAGCCCGCCATCTCCGCGTGGGGCTTGGGTTGGGAGGTCTGGCTCGACGGGCAGGAGATCACGCAGTTCACCTACTTCCAGCAGATGGGCGGCGTGGCGCTCGACCCCGTCTCGGTCGAAATCACCTACGGGCTCGAACGCATCCTGATCGCGCTCAACAACGCCAAAGCCATCTGGAATGAAGAATACGGCGCAGGCGTCACCTACGGCGAGATCCGCCGTCAGGAAGAGTTCGAACACTCCAAATATTATTTCGAGACCGCCGACGTCGAACGCGTCCGCGCCATGTACGACCTCTTCTCCGCCGAAGCCGACGCCTGTCTCGCACAAGGTCTCATCGCCCCCGCGCACGACTACGTCCTCAAATGCTCGCACTGCTTCAATATCCTCGACACCCGCGGCGCGATTTCTGTTGCTGAGCGTCAGGCATTTTTTAGACGCATCCGCGAATTGGCAAAGGGCGTGGCAGTCTCCTACGGTGAACAGCGCAAGGGACTGGAATATCCGTTGCTCAAAAAGACCACGGACAACAGACCATCGACCACAGCCAAACCATCGTCCACCGTCAATGGTCCATCGTCATTCTTACTAGAGATTGGCATCGAAGAACTCCCTGCCTCTGATGTGGATATCGCTCACACGCTTTTATCTACCCGTGTGCCGACTCTCCTCAAAGAATTGAATCTTGCTCATGGCGACGTGCGCGTCTTTACAACCCCGAGGCGGATCGTCGTTTCAATTGACTCTCTCGCCCCGAATCAGCCAGACCGCGAAGACCTCGTCAAAGGTCCACCCGCTGATAAAGCTTTCGACAAAGACGGCAAGCCCACGCAAGCCGCGCTCGGCTTTGCCAAGAAAAATAATCTCGACCCTGCCACACTCGAAGCCCGTGAGATCGACGGTGGAAAATACGTGGCGGCTGTCGTCAAGCAAAAAGGACGCCCCACCCCCGAAGTCCTCGTGGACGCGTTGCCCAAACTCGTCGAGAGCATCAAGTTCGAGAAGTCCATGCGCTGGAATGAATCTGGCATTGCCTTCTCTCGTCCCATCCGCTGGTACGTGGCCCTGCTCGGTGACATGGTCATCCCGTTTGAATATGCGGGTGTTGTGAGTGGCAATATCTCACGCGGACTTCGCCCATACGGCTCGCCTGATATCAAAATCCCTTCGGCTGACGCGTACTTCGACACTATGCGCGAAGCTGGAATCACATTAGATAAAGAAGAACGCAAAGCTTCCATCATTGAACAAATCAACCAAGCCGCATCTCTCGTCAGTGGCGAAGCCATCATTGAAGAAGGTTTGTTGAATGAAGTAGCAAATCTTGTTGAGATGCCCACGGCTGTGATGGGTGGTTTCAACGAAGAATTCCTTGCTCTGCCTCGTGATGTACTCATCTCAGTGATGAAGAAACATCAGAGATACTTCCCTGTACAACGCGTAGGGGCGACCCTACAAGCGGGGTCGGGAAATGAGTCAGGCAAGGCTTCTTCGCAATCTGGCGCATCGTCAGACCGTGGCGGGTCGCCCCTACTGGCGAAATTTATCGCAATTAGAAACGGTGATGACATTGGCATCAACACCGTCCGTGAAGGGAATGAGCACGTCCTTGGCGCGCGCTTTGCCGATGCGAACTTCTTCGTCCGCGAAGATTTGAAGCAACCTTTGGAAGCTTATCGTCCTAAACTTTCCACATTGACTTTTCACACGAAACTTGGCTCGATGTTAGATAAATCTGAGCGCATGACTAAATTAGCACCTGAACTCACGGATATGCTTGGAATTAAGGTGGAGAAGAGAGATGTTGCAAGTGCTGTGTTTCTTGCTAAGGCAGATTTGGCTACGCAGATGGTTACTGAGATGACTTCCCTGCAAGGCATTATTGGTGGCGAGTATGCACGAAGGTCTCCTGATATCCATTCGTCAACTGCGAGTGCTATTAGTGAGCAATATCTCCCAGTTCCTCCTAGCGATATTGGTTTGATTGTTGCCTTAACTGACCGAATTGATACGCTTGTTGGTTTATTCGCGGCAGGTCTTGCACCCACTGGCGCAAAAGACCCATTTGGTCTACGCCGCGCCGCCATTGGTGTTGTTCAACCCCTCATAGAGCATGATGTTGATTTTGACCTTGCTGAAGCCGTGAAGAAGTCAGCGAAGACACAGCCTATCGAAGTCACTGCCGATGTGCAAAAGCAAATTCTCGATTTCATTGCAGGCCGTTTGAAAGTTGTCTTGAATGATATGGGCTATAAATATGATGTTGTAGATGCTGTCCTTGCGGAGCAACGCAAAGCGGCCAACCCTGCGGCATCGGCTCGGGCGGTGAAGCAACTGTCCGCTTGGGTAGGACGCGAAGATTGGCCCACGATATTGGCCGGGTACGCAAGATGCGTCCGCATCACGCGCGATCAGAAAGAAACTTTCAAGGTCAAAGAAAAATCCCTGCGCGAAGTGGAAGAACGCACACTGTTCGAAGTCTTCAACCTTCAGAACACAACCTTCAACGGGGAAGTGGATGCGTTCCTTAATGTTGTCGTCAAACTCATCCCCTCGATCACTTCCTTCTTCGATAAGATCCTGGTCATGGCCGATGAGAAAGACGTGCGCGAAACTCGTCTGGGATTGTTGCAGAGGATTGCCAGCCTTGCCGATGGTGTGGCGGATCTCAGCAAGCTCGAAGGTTTCTAG
- a CDS encoding TIR domain-containing protein — protein MTIPCALLVDDQRDVVRLLRATLNTLGHEMNIIEAPSGEEALLEASRRKIDLLVVDYGLAGISGVETMRKIRIRYPSMKSVIITGWAERKVLEEIRNSGVDAYFFKPIPLADFLDAVERFLGFNQTIFPPVEETSKPPLQKITTEPKKKLPKLGVENPPKVFISYAWEDDVIKWVRNFAARLRADGVDAILDQWSAVPGDPLSDFMEKSLRESEYVLVVCTPKYKNKSDGREGGVGYEGNIITGELLAKNNHRKFIPVLYKGPWQLAAPSWASSKFYVDLSDSINAGENYRNLLRTLYRKNATPPPLGGFPDFLNEE, from the coding sequence ATGACTATTCCGTGTGCTCTCTTAGTTGACGATCAGCGTGATGTAGTTCGCCTCCTCCGTGCAACTTTAAATACACTTGGGCATGAAATGAATATCATTGAAGCCCCTTCGGGCGAGGAAGCATTGCTGGAAGCATCTCGTCGTAAAATTGATTTGCTAGTAGTGGATTATGGATTAGCTGGTATCTCTGGTGTTGAGACAATGAGAAAGATTCGTATTCGATACCCTTCTATGAAGTCTGTCATTATTACAGGTTGGGCTGAACGCAAAGTGCTTGAAGAGATACGAAATTCTGGAGTGGACGCCTATTTTTTTAAGCCGATCCCTCTTGCGGATTTTTTAGATGCGGTTGAGAGATTCTTAGGTTTTAATCAAACTATCTTTCCACCAGTAGAAGAAACATCAAAGCCTCCTCTGCAAAAAATTACGACAGAACCTAAGAAGAAACTTCCAAAATTAGGTGTAGAGAATCCTCCAAAAGTATTTATATCCTATGCTTGGGAAGACGATGTTATAAAGTGGGTACGTAATTTTGCAGCACGTTTGAGGGCTGATGGAGTTGATGCAATATTAGATCAGTGGTCGGCAGTGCCAGGAGATCCTTTGTCTGATTTTATGGAGAAATCTTTACGTGAAAGTGAATATGTGCTTGTTGTCTGTACGCCGAAATATAAAAATAAATCAGATGGTCGAGAGGGTGGAGTAGGGTATGAGGGAAATATTATCACTGGTGAATTATTAGCGAAAAATAATCACCGCAAGTTTATCCCTGTTTTGTATAAGGGGCCTTGGCAATTGGCTGCTCCATCTTGGGCGTCAAGTAAATTTTATGTTGATTTGAGTGATAGCATAAACGCTGGCGAAAACTATCGTAATTTATTGAGGACTTTATACAGGAAAAATGCTACTCCTCCGCCATTAGGTGGTTTTCCTGATTTTTTGAATGAAGAGTAA
- a CDS encoding toll/interleukin-1 receptor domain-containing protein codes for MNEPKRPLKVFLCHAHADRDPVPQGDDMRGLYSRLIKDGVDAWLDKAKLISGQGFDRLNLPDWELEIIGY; via the coding sequence ATGAACGAACCTAAACGCCCATTGAAGGTTTTTCTCTGCCATGCACACGCGGACCGTGACCCCGTCCCACAAGGGGATGATATGCGCGGACTCTACTCCCGCCTGATCAAAGACGGCGTGGACGCATGGCTCGACAAAGCCAAACTCATCTCAGGACAGGGTTTCGACAGGCTCAACCTACCAGATTGGGAATTGGAGATCATTGGATATTGA
- a CDS encoding SUMF1/EgtB/PvdO family nonheme iron enzyme: protein MEKIITPPKVFISYAWEDDVKIWVRDFAIRLRRDGIETILDEWAAVPGDQLPEFMERSVRESDFVLVICTPKYKSKSDNRTGGVGYEGDIISSELYTSRNQRKFIPVFRKGAWNESAPSWLLGKYYIDLSGDPYDEGSYHNLLRTLHNVREAPPPVGRPPGYVDRRSEDGKSNSKEPLSAEKKAVKPVRRRILVSIVGLFAIVGLWYGGSVLSSRQANAAGTTVSPVVSRTRTNTPIPPSITPTLTKTLTITPPGPTPLPLEITDDKGVEMVLVPEGSFMMGSEFGDENEQPVHAVVLGTYYIDKYEVTNIHYKECVNSGVCRQPKDIGSNVLGYYFDNPNYVDYPVINVDWDMADTYCKWRGNGTRLPTEAEWEKAARGETNNSYPWGDALGCEYANSQYLNQFCSLDPVRVGSLEKGKSPYGAYEMAGNVWEWVADLYQKYYYFTPVTEPDPQGPLIGDGRRIRRGGSYLSVQYYMRVSNRSADLHYYYDDETGFRCARSFTTP, encoded by the coding sequence ATGGAAAAAATAATCACACCACCAAAAGTATTCATCTCATATGCTTGGGAAGATGATGTAAAGATCTGGGTACGTGATTTTGCGATTCGTCTGCGAAGAGATGGAATTGAAACTATATTAGATGAGTGGGCAGCAGTTCCTGGTGATCAACTGCCAGAGTTTATGGAACGATCTGTTCGCGAAAGTGATTTTGTCCTTGTAATCTGTACCCCTAAATATAAAAGTAAATCAGATAACCGAACAGGTGGTGTGGGATATGAAGGGGATATTATTTCCAGTGAATTATATACGAGCCGTAATCAACGGAAATTCATTCCGGTTTTTCGTAAGGGGGCTTGGAATGAATCTGCTCCCTCATGGCTGCTAGGTAAGTATTATATAGACTTAAGCGGTGACCCTTATGATGAAGGTTCATATCATAATTTACTTAGAACCCTGCATAATGTGCGAGAGGCTCCACCGCCGGTTGGCAGACCTCCGGGGTATGTTGATAGACGTAGTGAAGATGGGAAATCAAATTCGAAGGAACCATTATCTGCTGAGAAAAAGGCAGTCAAACCTGTCAGGAGAAGAATACTTGTTTCAATAGTAGGTCTCTTCGCTATTGTTGGGCTTTGGTATGGAGGAAGTGTTCTTTCCAGTCGACAGGCTAACGCTGCTGGTACAACGGTTAGCCCGGTTGTATCAAGAACAAGGACTAATACCCCAATTCCACCGTCCATTACACCGACATTAACCAAAACATTAACCATTACCCCGCCGGGGCCGACTCCTCTTCCGCTAGAGATTACTGATGATAAAGGTGTGGAAATGGTGCTCGTTCCAGAAGGATCTTTTATGATGGGGTCAGAGTTTGGTGATGAAAATGAACAGCCTGTTCATGCAGTAGTATTAGGCACATATTATATTGATAAATATGAAGTTACAAATATCCATTACAAAGAATGTGTAAATTCCGGGGTTTGCCGTCAGCCAAAAGATATTGGTTCCAATGTATTAGGCTACTATTTCGATAATCCCAATTATGTAGACTATCCAGTGATTAATGTAGATTGGGATATGGCAGACACTTATTGCAAATGGCGTGGAAATGGAACACGGTTGCCAACTGAGGCTGAATGGGAAAAGGCTGCGCGGGGTGAAACAAATAATTCCTATCCTTGGGGCGATGCTCTAGGGTGTGAATATGCAAACTCTCAGTACTTAAACCAGTTCTGTTCTTTGGATCCGGTTAGAGTGGGAAGTCTTGAAAAAGGGAAGAGTCCTTATGGAGCTTATGAAATGGCAGGGAACGTTTGGGAGTGGGTTGCAGATCTATATCAAAAATATTATTACTTTACTCCCGTAACTGAACCTGATCCACAAGGACCTTTGATTGGTGATGGCAGACGAATCAGACGCGGAGGCTCGTACTTGAGCGTGCAATATTATATGCGTGTTTCAAATCGCAGTGCAGATCTTCACTATTATTATGATGATGAAACTGGCTTTCGTTGTGCAAGATCATTTACAACACCGTGA
- a CDS encoding tetratricopeptide repeat protein has product MDKEEISHLERLIELHKRNLYTLEEMLAKFGVDQPLHLINSVTMEREAIARYTKQLDGVASEDREREKPNLRASLPRRPYFVGREMEVRTILQSLHPNSRTFIVGIEGLGGVGKSALAIEVSHLCVENDLFESVIWISAKETVLTLHGIEPIIPEAKSLSDILITIGTSLGSPTIGNLSIQEQIKKAYGLLAKQSTLLILDNFESLSRLEQRDILDFLRRSPITLKVIVTSRERVTEGQIIRLQGLSFEESNALLEWDARQKNIQLTRDQNKYLVDLTGGLPLALLWVHGQIAVLGYSVTQVLDKLSLDADIPILQYCFNHSWNLLQHHNEKKLLFILSLHPEAVSRDALREISGIEDDDQFETAISDLLQLTLIEHEPDKDYFSILPLTRRYIRTQFSTDRKFIRQAEMKTAQYYVDLLSEKSDFKEWREFDELLRDRNNILGVAQWCYKSIQKKPTGALTKKTQDIAESLVKIGIQFGSVLWQRAFWYDRLTLAHASLSAANLLADWKSVSTFARNICWIYFYQGDYLRALHWAEDALSATTKTNDELLIAAAKRSLGTVELRLGNFDRSETLLKDVLATSEKFAGDDYGIYSKGFAEYGLGDLEYERGNIEKSKDWYQKALDTWQDPVRKDPIRHISLALNGLGFIALKEQRFADAKRLFSEAVQSAEEFGRIDELAKGQLGLASVNIETNADLKIALILIIEAIESFQQLGMQYEIQKAQSLREQILKKQPQILTPS; this is encoded by the coding sequence ATGGACAAGGAAGAAATCTCTCATCTCGAGAGGCTGATCGAGCTACACAAGAGAAATCTGTATACTCTCGAGGAGATGCTGGCAAAGTTTGGTGTGGATCAGCCATTGCATCTCATCAACAGCGTCACCATGGAACGCGAGGCAATCGCCAGATACACCAAACAACTCGATGGTGTCGCATCAGAGGATAGAGAACGCGAAAAGCCAAATCTACGGGCAAGCCTTCCGAGACGCCCCTATTTTGTAGGCAGGGAGATGGAAGTCCGTACCATCCTTCAGTCTTTACATCCCAATAGCCGAACCTTTATCGTGGGGATTGAAGGACTGGGCGGGGTGGGCAAATCTGCATTGGCTATCGAGGTCAGTCATCTGTGTGTGGAGAACGATCTTTTCGAATCCGTGATCTGGATCTCGGCCAAGGAAACTGTTCTTACACTGCATGGGATCGAGCCAATCATCCCAGAAGCCAAGTCCCTTTCCGATATTCTCATCACGATCGGCACCAGCCTCGGCAGTCCCACGATCGGCAACCTGTCCATTCAGGAACAGATCAAGAAGGCTTATGGGCTTCTCGCCAAACAGTCCACGCTCCTCATTCTCGATAATTTCGAATCGCTCTCAAGGCTTGAGCAACGCGATATCCTCGACTTCCTGCGAAGGTCGCCCATCACTCTGAAGGTGATTGTCACATCGAGAGAAAGAGTCACCGAAGGACAGATCATCCGCTTGCAGGGATTGTCGTTTGAAGAAAGCAACGCCCTGCTGGAATGGGACGCACGGCAAAAGAACATCCAACTCACAAGAGATCAAAATAAATATCTGGTTGATCTGACGGGTGGGCTCCCTCTCGCACTGCTATGGGTACATGGACAGATCGCGGTGTTGGGATACTCGGTCACACAGGTGCTGGATAAGTTAAGCCTCGACGCAGATATTCCCATTCTGCAATACTGCTTCAATCACAGTTGGAATCTCCTGCAACATCACAATGAGAAAAAGTTATTGTTCATCCTCTCGTTACATCCCGAGGCAGTGTCACGAGACGCGCTCAGAGAAATCTCCGGGATCGAGGATGACGACCAATTCGAAACTGCCATCAGCGACCTTCTGCAATTAACCTTGATCGAGCATGAACCCGATAAGGATTACTTCAGCATCCTACCGCTGACACGTCGTTACATCCGCACACAGTTCTCCACCGATAGAAAATTCATCCGCCAAGCCGAGATGAAAACGGCACAATATTATGTGGATCTTCTATCCGAAAAAAGCGACTTCAAGGAATGGCGCGAATTCGACGAGTTGTTGCGAGACCGCAACAACATCCTTGGCGTGGCACAGTGGTGCTACAAGTCCATTCAAAAGAAACCCACGGGCGCCTTGACGAAGAAGACCCAGGATATCGCCGAATCCCTTGTGAAGATCGGCATCCAATTTGGGAGCGTGCTGTGGCAACGCGCCTTCTGGTATGACCGCCTGACTCTGGCACATGCATCCCTGAGCGCGGCCAATCTGCTCGCAGATTGGAAGTCCGTAAGCACATTTGCCCGCAACATCTGTTGGATCTACTTTTATCAAGGGGATTATTTGCGGGCATTGCATTGGGCAGAGGACGCACTCTCCGCGACAACCAAGACCAACGATGAGTTGCTGATCGCCGCCGCAAAACGGTCACTCGGGACCGTGGAACTGCGTCTTGGTAACTTTGACCGTTCCGAAACCCTGCTCAAGGACGTGCTCGCCACAAGTGAAAAGTTCGCCGGTGACGATTATGGGATCTACAGCAAGGGGTTTGCAGAATACGGTCTCGGCGATCTGGAATATGAGCGCGGCAATATTGAAAAATCCAAAGATTGGTATCAAAAAGCCTTGGATACCTGGCAGGACCCAGTCCGCAAAGACCCGATCCGCCACATCAGTCTCGCGTTGAACGGTTTGGGTTTTATCGCCTTGAAAGAACAACGTTTCGCTGATGCAAAACGACTTTTTAGTGAAGCGGTTCAGTCTGCTGAAGAATTTGGGAGGATCGATGAACTTGCAAAAGGACAGCTTGGTCTGGCCTCTGTCAACATTGAGACAAATGCCGATCTAAAGATCGCTTTGATCCTGATCATTGAGGCAATCGAAAGTTTCCAACAACTAGGCATGCAATATGAAATTCAAAAGGCCCAGTCGCTCCGTGAACAGATCCTGAAAAAACAACCTCAAATACTGACCCCTAGCTGA
- a CDS encoding diguanylate cyclase, which yields MATILVVDTRPTDRQLLVTLLSSFGYRMLEASDGSEALELARTELPDLIITDIVMPNMDGFTLARRLRAEPLLAGVPVIFQTVHYLEAEVRKLATSSGIRHILGKPAEPQEVLRAVHESLKQPTVPTKLPQTGQLQREHLQILADKLYQKNLELESANERLRNLSLTDDLTGLNNRRGFTVLSTGLLKFARRSRHPLCLLYIDMDSLKSVNNKYGHAEGDIALTHFARILTETFRDSDVIARMGGDEFAALTIDSTERGISTIQARLQSNVDAYNLVSVRGYALSYSLGVIQVDLNTTITVEALLSQADKAMYEHKHSKKG from the coding sequence ATGGCAACTATACTGGTCGTGGACACCCGCCCGACTGACCGTCAACTTCTTGTCACACTCTTAAGTTCCTTTGGGTATCGTATGCTGGAAGCCAGCGATGGTTCTGAAGCATTGGAACTCGCACGCACCGAACTCCCCGATCTAATCATCACCGATATCGTCATGCCCAATATGGATGGCTTCACACTTGCACGCCGCCTGCGCGCAGAACCTCTTTTAGCGGGCGTGCCAGTGATCTTCCAAACTGTTCATTACCTTGAAGCGGAAGTGCGAAAACTTGCAACATCCAGCGGCATCCGACACATTCTCGGAAAACCAGCCGAACCACAAGAAGTATTGCGTGCTGTACATGAATCTCTCAAACAACCCACTGTGCCCACCAAACTTCCACAAACCGGGCAACTTCAACGGGAGCACCTGCAAATATTGGCAGACAAGCTTTACCAAAAAAATCTGGAGCTGGAAAGCGCCAACGAACGTCTCCGCAACCTTTCATTAACTGACGACCTCACCGGTCTCAACAATCGACGTGGCTTCACGGTTCTTTCTACTGGTTTGTTGAAATTCGCCCGACGATCCAGACATCCCCTTTGCTTGCTATACATTGACATGGACAGTCTAAAAAGTGTCAACAATAAATACGGTCATGCAGAGGGTGATATTGCGCTGACACACTTTGCCCGCATTCTGACAGAAACCTTCCGCGACTCTGATGTGATCGCCCGCATGGGTGGCGATGAATTTGCCGCCCTCACCATTGACTCAACAGAAAGAGGCATCTCCACCATCCAGGCACGCCTGCAAAGCAATGTAGATGCTTACAATCTTGTTTCCGTGCGAGGCTATGCCCTATCCTACAGTCTGGGCGTCATTCAAGTTGACCTCAATACAACCATTACTGTAGAAGCATTACTTTCACAGGCAGATAAAGCCATGTACGAACATAAACATAGTAAAAAGGGATAA
- a CDS encoding toll/interleukin-1 receptor domain-containing protein, which yields MKRSIHKANIFLIHAHSDRNTVHKLYQRLVRDRLNVWLDAERLQPGQDWQKEIRNALLQCDVVIVCLSRGFEKQQGYRHEELKLALEKANFFPTDKVFIIPVRLEQCDMPESLRHLQRVDLFRPGGYKKLVDALRERGMDQ from the coding sequence ATGAAGCGGTCAATACACAAAGCGAACATCTTTCTCATCCACGCACACAGTGATAGGAACACTGTCCATAAGTTGTATCAACGTTTGGTCAGAGACAGGCTGAACGTTTGGCTTGATGCGGAGCGACTTCAACCCGGGCAGGATTGGCAGAAAGAGATCCGCAATGCCCTTCTCCAGTGTGATGTGGTCATCGTCTGTCTTTCGCGTGGCTTCGAAAAACAACAAGGCTATCGCCACGAAGAACTCAAGCTCGCTCTTGAGAAGGCAAACTTTTTCCCCACTGATAAAGTCTTTATCATCCCCGTAAGGTTAGAACAATGCGATATGCCCGAGTCTCTGCGCCATCTTCAGCGTGTGGATCTATTTCGGCCGGGTGGGTATAAAAAATTAGTTGATGCTTTGCGTGAGCGGGGAATGGATCAGTAA